In Candidatus Krumholzibacteriia bacterium, a genomic segment contains:
- the purM gene encoding phosphoribosylformylglycinamidine cyclo-ligase, with the protein MRYREAGVDIDRAARIVRGIARLAPATWGPQVLSEIGAFGGLYAASALGRDPVLVSSIDGVGTKTRIASLARRWSGLGEDIVHHSVNDILVQGGRALFFLDYIGASRLEEAAVLEIIEGMTRACRAHDCALIGGETAEMPGTYAGGDYDVVGCIVGVVERERLLDGSRVQPGDEIWGLPSSGLHTNGYSLARRVLLEEAGLALDARPAGLESTLGEALLAPHRSYFHELWPLLLENRLHALVHLTGGGFDDNIPRVLPEGCEAEIDPTSWEIPPLFALIQRLGRVPWEEMRRVFNVGIGMIAILPAAEAPAFAGATRGARRLGTIVAGPRRVRFRD; encoded by the coding sequence GTGCGTTACCGCGAGGCTGGCGTCGACATCGACCGCGCTGCCCGCATTGTCCGCGGCATCGCCCGCCTCGCCCCGGCGACGTGGGGACCGCAGGTGTTGTCGGAGATCGGTGCCTTCGGCGGTCTCTACGCCGCCTCGGCTCTCGGGCGCGACCCCGTGCTCGTGAGCAGCATCGACGGTGTGGGCACCAAGACGCGCATCGCCTCGCTCGCCCGGCGCTGGTCCGGACTCGGCGAAGACATCGTGCACCATTCGGTGAACGACATCCTGGTGCAGGGCGGGCGGGCGCTCTTCTTCCTCGACTACATCGGGGCTTCCCGGTTGGAAGAAGCGGCGGTGCTCGAGATCATCGAGGGCATGACCCGCGCCTGCCGGGCCCACGACTGCGCCCTCATCGGCGGCGAGACGGCGGAGATGCCGGGCACTTACGCCGGCGGTGACTACGACGTGGTCGGTTGCATCGTCGGCGTCGTCGAACGCGAGCGGCTCCTGGACGGGAGCCGCGTGCAGCCGGGCGACGAGATCTGGGGGCTGCCTTCCAGTGGCTTGCACACGAACGGCTACTCGCTGGCGCGGCGGGTGTTGCTGGAGGAGGCGGGTCTCGCTCTCGACGCCCGGCCGGCGGGACTCGAGAGCACCCTGGGCGAGGCGCTGCTGGCGCCGCATCGTTCCTACTTCCACGAGCTCTGGCCGCTGCTGCTGGAGAATCGCCTGCATGCTCTCGTCCACCTCACCGGCGGCGGCTTCGACGACAACATCCCTCGCGTCCTGCCCGAGGGCTGCGAGGCGGAGATCGATCCCACCAGCTGGGAGATCCCGCCTCTCTTCGCCCTGATCCAGCGTCTGGGCCGCGTCCCCTGGGAGGAGATGCGCCGCGTCTTCAATGTGGGGATCGGGATGATCGCGATCCTTCCCGCCGCCGAAGCGCCGGCCTTCGCCGGCGCCACGCGCGGTGCCCGGCGGCTCGGCACCATCGTGGCCGGACCGCGTCGCGTTCGTTTCCGCGACTGA
- a CDS encoding PfkB family carbohydrate kinase yields MAQPILVVGSVALDDIRTPFGAVRESFGGSAAFFALAAQCFAPVRMVAVVGTDLDSQYLETLRQRGIDTSGVEVAPGRTFRWGGAYGFDLNTRETLFTQLNVFEGFHPKVPTAFRDSPFVFLGNIHPDLQAEVLQQVEKPRFVALDTMNLWIENARDALLAVLQSVHLLIVNDAEARQLAGEANLVRAGRRLLALGPHTVVIKKGEHGALMVREDGMFASPALPLEEVRDPTGAGDAFAGGLLGHLAASPEPLGLALRHAIACGTVMASFAVQDFGMQGLLAARPEDIEPRLRSLRLLTQFGPADSLHEMGRK; encoded by the coding sequence TTGGCACAACCCATCCTCGTGGTCGGCTCCGTGGCGCTCGACGACATCCGCACCCCCTTCGGCGCCGTGCGCGAGTCCTTCGGCGGCTCCGCCGCCTTCTTCGCCCTGGCGGCGCAGTGCTTCGCCCCAGTGCGTATGGTGGCCGTGGTGGGCACGGATCTCGATTCCCAGTACCTGGAAACGCTCCGCCAGCGGGGCATCGACACCAGCGGTGTCGAGGTGGCACCGGGACGGACCTTTCGCTGGGGCGGCGCCTATGGCTTCGACCTGAACACGCGGGAAACCCTCTTCACCCAGCTCAATGTCTTCGAAGGTTTCCACCCCAAGGTGCCGACGGCGTTTCGAGACTCTCCCTTCGTTTTTCTCGGCAACATCCATCCAGACCTGCAGGCCGAGGTGCTGCAACAGGTGGAGAAGCCGCGCTTCGTGGCCTTGGACACCATGAACCTGTGGATCGAGAACGCCCGTGACGCCCTCCTCGCGGTGTTGCAGAGCGTGCACCTCCTCATCGTCAACGACGCCGAGGCGCGCCAGCTGGCGGGGGAGGCGAATCTGGTGCGCGCCGGACGGCGCTTGCTCGCGCTCGGCCCGCACACGGTGGTGATCAAGAAAGGCGAGCACGGCGCCTTGATGGTGCGCGAGGACGGCATGTTCGCCAGCCCGGCGCTTCCCCTCGAAGAGGTGCGCGATCCCACCGGGGCGGGGGACGCCTTCGCCGGCGGGCTGCTGGGGCACTTGGCGGCCAGCCCGGAGCCTCTCGGTCTGGCGCTGCGCCATGCCATCGCCTGCGGCACCGTGATGGCGAGCTTCGCGGTGCAAGACTTCGGCATGCAGGGTCTGCTCGCGGCGCGTCCCGAGGACATCGAACCGCGCCTGCGCAGCCTGCGCCTTCTCACCCAATTCGGCCCCGCCGATTCGCTGCACGAGATGGGGCGGAAGTAA